One genomic window of uncultured delta proteobacterium includes the following:
- a CDS encoding hypothetical protein (Evidence 5 : No homology to any previously reported sequences), whose product MYELLHNSLSVTEPGFFAFVAAMLAISLFAARIAKKKGYSGRVLLWAWIPLINIYGLVMFTNLPDLHVRAKADALAARLAPPSRTETISSYQEGVE is encoded by the coding sequence ATGTACGAACTGTTACATAACTCCCTGTCGGTGACGGAACCCGGCTTTTTTGCCTTTGTCGCCGCAATGCTTGCGATAAGCCTGTTCGCGGCGCGGATAGCGAAAAAAAAGGGATATTCAGGCAGAGTGCTTCTCTGGGCCTGGATTCCTCTTATCAACATTTACGGCCTGGTCATGTTCACGAATCTTCCCGACCTCCATGTCCGGGCCAAAGCGGACGCTCTGGCGGCGCGGCTGGCGCCCCCATCGCGAACGGAAACCATTTCCAGCTATCAGGAGGGTGTTGAATGA
- a CDS encoding exported hypothetical protein (Evidence 5 : No homology to any previously reported sequences) produces MSFKRLRTYTYGVAFVLFLSLTLSLSAFGAEAPSIPPGERQQLDSSTRESGERITDSRTRNETLNEIRATPTTPPPAVAAPSAPPSAPSSGPLPPLSTGGKF; encoded by the coding sequence ATGAGTTTCAAAAGATTACGCACATACACGTACGGTGTGGCATTCGTGCTGTTCTTGTCCCTGACCCTTTCACTGAGCGCTTTCGGCGCGGAGGCGCCCAGCATTCCGCCGGGCGAGAGGCAACAGCTTGACTCCAGCACCCGGGAATCCGGCGAGCGGATAACGGACAGCCGTACCCGCAACGAAACGCTCAATGAGATCCGCGCAACCCCGACAACGCCCCCGCCGGCGGTTGCCGCACCCTCAGCTCCCCCTTCGGCCCCATCGTCCGGGCCGCTGCCGCCCCTGTCCACCGGCGGCAAGTTCTAA